In Halorubrum sp. PV6, a single window of DNA contains:
- a CDS encoding transporter, with protein MSVSDRSNGTSGIVAGTGAGVAAYVLGYLFTYVTQNGAVEEQLAGFNALADLFGGDPIPTWQAVGWLFYNGHFVDTRVPSLIGGDQMTNLISQADGGTLSILFVVPPVLLVLAGVVAGRFAGGTDPIDGAKNGALVVVGYLPLAVLGAFLFRYSVGDGTVAPDVITAVLLAGAVYPAAFGAIGGAAATFVSD; from the coding sequence ATGTCCGTCTCCGACCGATCGAACGGTACGAGCGGAATCGTCGCCGGAACCGGCGCGGGCGTCGCCGCGTACGTCCTCGGCTACCTGTTCACCTACGTCACCCAGAACGGCGCCGTCGAGGAGCAGTTAGCGGGGTTCAACGCGCTCGCCGACCTCTTCGGCGGCGATCCGATCCCGACGTGGCAGGCGGTCGGCTGGCTGTTCTACAACGGCCACTTCGTCGACACGCGAGTGCCGTCGCTGATCGGAGGCGACCAGATGACGAATCTCATCTCGCAGGCCGACGGGGGAACGCTGTCGATCCTGTTCGTCGTTCCGCCCGTCCTCCTGGTTCTCGCCGGGGTCGTCGCGGGGCGGTTCGCCGGCGGAACCGACCCGATCGACGGCGCGAAGAACGGCGCGCTCGTCGTCGTCGGGTACCTCCCGCTGGCCGTGCTCGGCGCGTTCCTCTTCCGGTACTCGGTCGGTGACGGGACGGTCGCGCCCGACGTGATCACGGCTGTCCTCCTCGCGGGGGCGGTGTACCCGGCGGCGTTCGGCGCCATCGGCGGCGCGGCCGCGACGTTCGTGAGCGACTAG
- a CDS encoding RNA-binding domain-containing protein, whose protein sequence is MIYSVDVRIEAPVRDTEVTDRVADAVRNVFPDAEPVHEDGRLVAEAHTLDAFSDVLHEQEILDTARRVFLQRSTDDGFSFALKKQAAFEGVVNFAVGEADELGEITVDVRVREPAVDEFIDYVAPETDEGRPVDPVREYGDRIEPDPDDY, encoded by the coding sequence GTGATCTACAGCGTCGACGTACGCATCGAGGCCCCCGTCCGCGACACCGAGGTGACCGACCGGGTCGCCGACGCGGTCAGGAACGTCTTTCCGGACGCGGAGCCGGTCCACGAGGACGGCCGCTTGGTCGCCGAGGCGCACACCCTCGACGCCTTCTCCGACGTGCTCCACGAACAGGAGATCCTCGACACGGCCCGCCGGGTGTTCTTACAGCGCAGCACCGACGACGGGTTCTCGTTCGCCTTAAAAAAGCAGGCGGCGTTCGAGGGCGTCGTCAACTTCGCCGTCGGCGAGGCGGACGAGCTCGGCGAGATCACCGTCGACGTGCGCGTCAGGGAGCCGGCCGTCGACGAGTTCATCGACTACGTCGCGCCCGAGACGGACGAGGGGCGTCCCGTCGACCCCGTTCGGGAGTACGGCGACCGGATCGAGCCCGACCCGGACGACTACTGA
- a CDS encoding AAA family ATPase, with the protein MNVIGTVGLPGSGKGEAANVAENAGIPVVVMGDVIRAECRRRGLDPAEHHGRMAGTLREEEGADAIAARTLPRIRDAAADGERDTVLVDGLRSTVELERFREAFGDDFTLVAVNTPFEVRAERLDDRGRDESDSDLEALRERDARELDLGLGETLDRADVEIDNTGTLAEFQRRVREVLGVDDGAEAGDESAPATANTGGDGS; encoded by the coding sequence ATGAACGTCATCGGAACCGTCGGTCTCCCCGGCAGCGGAAAAGGGGAGGCGGCGAACGTGGCCGAGAACGCGGGTATCCCGGTCGTCGTGATGGGCGACGTGATCCGCGCCGAGTGCCGGCGACGCGGGCTCGACCCCGCCGAACACCACGGCCGGATGGCCGGGACGCTCCGCGAGGAGGAGGGCGCAGACGCGATCGCCGCCCGGACGTTGCCGCGCATCCGCGACGCGGCGGCCGACGGCGAGCGCGACACCGTCCTCGTCGACGGCCTCCGGTCGACCGTCGAACTGGAGCGCTTCCGCGAGGCGTTCGGCGACGACTTCACGCTGGTGGCGGTCAACACGCCGTTCGAAGTCCGCGCCGAGCGACTCGACGACCGCGGCCGCGACGAGTCCGACTCCGATCTGGAGGCCCTCCGCGAGCGCGACGCCCGCGAACTCGACCTCGGGCTCGGCGAGACCCTCGACCGGGCCGACGTCGAGATCGACAACACCGGGACGCTGGCCGAGTTCCAGCGCCGCGTCCGTGAGGTTCTCGGCGTCGACGACGGCGCGGAGGCCGGCGACGAGTCCGCACCCGCGACCGCAAACACCGGAGGTGACGGCTCGTGA
- a CDS encoding mechanosensitive ion channel family protein, which translates to MVEQTPVPELVTDVVSVYSQVLSELFWFLVGFGGVYLLGHLVLIPFGVRAVRSRNRNNPTIETATETYLRVTMIGFATLTGVIAAGYGRVLSESAVIIAALTFALGIAGQQVFGSLISGMFLVADPDFNVGDWVEWSGGKGTIEAVDFRVTRIRTPDHETVSVPNTELTTNAITRPYGRDRYRITEQVYVAYGEDTEQALLTLQQIPPMLESVLDDPTPNARVVELGENAITLQANLWVGDPSNQDIRSLRSDFRRLVKRRFDKEGITLAPPSAQSVTGSLTVTEPRGESGGPSDE; encoded by the coding sequence ATGGTCGAGCAAACGCCCGTCCCGGAGTTGGTGACTGATGTCGTGTCGGTGTACAGCCAAGTGCTGTCGGAGCTCTTCTGGTTCCTCGTCGGGTTCGGCGGCGTCTACCTCCTCGGTCACCTCGTTTTGATCCCGTTCGGCGTCCGAGCCGTTCGGTCTCGCAACCGGAACAACCCCACCATCGAGACGGCGACGGAGACGTACCTGCGGGTCACGATGATCGGGTTCGCGACGCTCACGGGGGTCATCGCCGCCGGCTACGGCCGGGTCCTCTCGGAGTCGGCGGTGATCATCGCGGCGCTGACGTTCGCGCTCGGCATCGCCGGCCAGCAGGTGTTCGGGTCGCTCATCAGCGGGATGTTCCTCGTCGCGGACCCCGATTTCAACGTGGGCGATTGGGTCGAGTGGTCGGGCGGCAAAGGGACGATCGAGGCGGTCGACTTCCGCGTCACCCGCATCCGAACGCCGGACCACGAGACCGTCTCCGTCCCGAACACCGAACTCACGACCAACGCGATCACCCGGCCGTACGGTCGCGACCGGTATCGGATCACGGAGCAGGTGTACGTCGCCTACGGCGAGGACACGGAGCAGGCGCTGTTGACGCTCCAACAGATCCCACCGATGCTGGAGTCGGTTCTCGACGACCCGACACCGAACGCTCGCGTCGTCGAACTCGGCGAGAACGCGATCACCCTGCAGGCGAACCTCTGGGTCGGAGACCCGAGCAATCAGGACATCCGGTCGCTGCGATCTGACTTCCGGCGGCTGGTGAAACGGCGGTTCGACAAGGAGGGGATCACGCTCGCACCCCCGTCGGCGCAGTCGGTCACGGGATCGCTCACCGTGACGGAGCCCCGCGGCGAGTCGGGCGGGCCGAGCGACGAGTGA
- a CDS encoding DUF1648 domain-containing protein, protein MNVLLRLLARQRAVAAVVTGALLAVGVALYATLPDQMVIHWNAAGNPDNAVGKAIAVLAMPAVVVFMSVLFEVSGSDLGERIVGSLAMLLLFVVQIMVFAVNLGYDVPIVPITLALAGVVVAAAFWVEYGGE, encoded by the coding sequence ATGAACGTCCTCCTCCGTCTCTTGGCGCGGCAGCGAGCGGTCGCCGCGGTCGTAACCGGTGCGTTGTTGGCGGTCGGCGTCGCCCTCTACGCGACTCTCCCCGACCAGATGGTAATACACTGGAACGCCGCCGGCAACCCGGACAACGCGGTCGGAAAGGCGATCGCCGTGCTGGCGATGCCCGCCGTCGTCGTGTTCATGAGCGTCCTGTTCGAGGTCTCCGGAAGCGACCTCGGCGAGCGGATCGTCGGCTCGTTGGCGATGCTGTTGCTGTTCGTCGTCCAGATCATGGTGTTCGCCGTGAATCTCGGGTACGACGTGCCGATCGTCCCGATCACGCTGGCGCTCGCCGGCGTCGTCGTGGCGGCGGCGTTCTGGGTCGAATACGGGGGCGAGTAG
- the moaA gene encoding GTP 3',8-cyclase MoaA, with protein sequence MTGPLADDFGREVTGVRISLTDRCNFDCVYCHNEGLGDTRGPMEPSDEEMSADDVVRFLEVVEGYGVDSVKFTGGEPMLRQDLEEIIERTPDSMEVSMTTNGTFLPGRAVDLKEAGLDRVNVSQDALDPEDFAAVTKSGAYERVLEGVKAAVDAGLDPVKLNMVVFTHTAGYVEEMVEHVADNEGLQLQLIQYMPELTGKPEWNVDIERVHDWLAEIATRVERREMHDRKRYFVGGDGDDAGGMVEIVDPVENEEFCANCGRVRVTHEGYLKGCLNRNDDLRSMGEMTRAEIAETFEAVVANRVPYYGEYLVENDDGEYELNEAYLGTPTIAD encoded by the coding sequence ATGACCGGCCCACTCGCTGACGACTTCGGACGGGAGGTGACGGGGGTGCGAATCTCGCTCACCGACCGGTGTAACTTCGACTGCGTCTACTGTCACAACGAGGGGTTAGGCGACACGCGGGGGCCGATGGAGCCGAGCGACGAGGAGATGAGCGCCGACGACGTGGTCCGATTCCTGGAGGTCGTCGAGGGGTACGGCGTCGACTCGGTGAAGTTCACCGGCGGCGAACCAATGCTCCGACAGGACTTAGAGGAGATAATCGAGCGCACGCCGGACTCGATGGAGGTGTCGATGACGACCAACGGGACGTTCCTCCCCGGCCGCGCCGTGGACCTGAAGGAAGCCGGACTCGACCGCGTGAACGTGTCACAGGACGCGCTCGACCCGGAGGACTTCGCGGCGGTAACCAAATCCGGCGCGTACGAGCGCGTTCTCGAAGGAGTCAAAGCCGCCGTCGACGCCGGCCTCGACCCGGTAAAGCTGAACATGGTGGTGTTCACGCACACCGCCGGCTACGTCGAGGAGATGGTCGAGCACGTCGCCGACAACGAGGGGCTCCAGCTCCAGCTCATCCAGTACATGCCGGAGCTGACCGGGAAACCCGAGTGGAACGTCGACATCGAACGCGTCCACGACTGGCTCGCGGAGATCGCGACCCGCGTTGAGCGACGCGAGATGCACGACCGGAAACGGTACTTCGTGGGGGGAGACGGCGACGACGCGGGCGGGATGGTCGAAATCGTCGACCCCGTCGAAAACGAGGAGTTCTGTGCCAACTGCGGCCGCGTCCGCGTCACCCACGAGGGGTATTTAAAAGGCTGTCTCAACCGCAACGACGACCTCCGGTCGATGGGGGAGATGACTCGCGCCGAGATCGCGGAGACCTTCGAGGCGGTGGTCGCCAACCGAGTCCCCTACTACGGCGAGTACCTGGTCGAAAACGACGACGGAGAGTACGAACTCAACGAGGCGTACCTCGGTACGCCGACCATCGCGGACTGA
- a CDS encoding MBL fold metallo-hydrolase, with amino-acid sequence MELTVLGSGSAMPVPDRAQAGYLLADGDRSLLVDCGSGVLQRLAATEPGYEGASTVLLTHHHLDHVAALLPLIKARWLAGEEHLEVVGPAGTKSLVDGLLDVHDYLDGRIDLAVREVSASRPFTAAGFDVTARETRHSMDGFAYRFSPPSAAVDPAEGPLTLSGDTEAFAGMASFAAGSDLLVHDCSFPDGTDVSNHPNPTELGASLAGIDVDTVLLSHLYPHTGGREREMARSVREAGFGGDVEVASDGLRVAVGAAREGR; translated from the coding sequence ATGGAACTCACCGTCCTCGGCTCCGGCAGCGCGATGCCGGTTCCGGACCGCGCGCAGGCCGGCTACCTCCTCGCCGACGGCGACCGCTCGCTGCTCGTCGACTGCGGCAGCGGCGTCCTCCAGCGACTGGCCGCCACCGAACCCGGCTACGAGGGCGCGTCGACCGTCCTCCTGACTCACCACCACCTCGACCACGTCGCGGCGCTCTTGCCGCTTATCAAGGCCCGCTGGCTCGCCGGCGAGGAACACCTCGAAGTCGTCGGCCCGGCGGGGACCAAATCGCTCGTCGACGGCCTCCTCGACGTGCACGACTACCTCGACGGGCGGATCGATCTGGCGGTCCGCGAGGTGTCGGCGTCGCGCCCGTTCACCGCGGCCGGGTTCGACGTGACCGCCCGCGAGACGCGGCACTCGATGGACGGGTTCGCCTATCGGTTCTCGCCGCCGAGCGCGGCGGTAGACCCGGCGGAGGGGCCGCTCACGCTCTCGGGCGACACCGAGGCGTTCGCGGGCATGGCGTCGTTCGCGGCCGGGAGCGACCTGCTGGTCCACGACTGTTCGTTCCCCGACGGGACCGACGTGTCGAACCACCCGAACCCCACGGAACTCGGCGCGTCGCTCGCCGGGATCGACGTCGACACCGTGCTGCTCTCTCACCTGTACCCGCACACCGGGGGTCGCGAACGCGAGATGGCACGGAGCGTCCGGGAGGCCGGGTTCGGCGGCGACGTCGAGGTCGCGAGCGACGGGCTTCGCGTCGCCGTCGGCGCGGCGAGGGAGGGGCGCTAA
- a CDS encoding universal stress protein has protein sequence MYDDLLVPTDGSEAVDRALDHAIRLATDHDATVHALYVVDRRIATASSGDLHDEVVADLEAQGESAVAAVADRAADAGLDVETHVVEGTPDTEIVGYADERDIDVIVLSPEGKSPRERIQSLGSVSDRVAADANVPVFLIK, from the coding sequence ATGTACGACGACCTGCTGGTGCCGACCGACGGAAGCGAGGCGGTCGACCGCGCGCTCGATCACGCGATTCGACTGGCGACTGACCACGACGCGACGGTTCACGCGCTGTACGTCGTCGACCGGCGCATCGCGACCGCGAGTTCCGGCGACCTCCACGACGAGGTCGTCGCCGACCTGGAAGCGCAAGGCGAGAGCGCGGTGGCGGCCGTCGCCGACCGCGCCGCCGACGCGGGCCTCGACGTCGAGACCCACGTCGTCGAGGGGACTCCGGACACGGAGATCGTCGGTTACGCCGACGAGCGCGACATCGACGTGATCGTGTTGAGCCCCGAGGGGAAGTCCCCCCGCGAGCGCATCCAGTCGCTCGGCAGCGTCTCCGACCGCGTGGCGGCCGACGCGAACGTGCCGGTCTTTTTGATAAAGTAA
- a CDS encoding tryptophan--tRNA ligase, translating into MDEDTPRTDGGTERAEPTEDVALDPWGSASVGDYAELFEEFGIEAFDDVADDVADPHYLMRRGVIFGHREYDAVAEAMANDEPFAALSGFMPTGDPHIGHKLVFDEIIWHQQQGGDAFGLIADLEAHSARGMSWDEIDEHARNYLLSLLALGFDAEAGELYRQSDNRAVQDLGFELGSKANFSEFEAIYGFDGETNISHMQSVITQTADILYPQLVDEPKPTVIPVGPDQDPHVRLTRDLATRVRYFKVTEAFASFELDDDERRLVRAAYDALAADVDDAETDVRCEDAAAWLDDYEPPESVADAKPGALDKLNAGGKEPLRPRVRFFDRNATDAAFEALIEAVDGDKRVFDGHVDAFDLTRSEAESLAREVEIDHDGFGFRQPSSIYHRFMTGLTGGKMSSSVPASHISLLDDPEDGYDKVKAATTGGRDTADEQRELGGEADDCPVYELYAYLLAGDDDELTKEVYSECVNGERLCGGCKEQAAELMREFLEDHQAKREEAEALLDDLDIDLNSDRRGTGGEH; encoded by the coding sequence ATGGACGAGGACACCCCCCGTACGGACGGCGGGACCGAGCGCGCGGAACCGACCGAAGACGTCGCGCTCGACCCGTGGGGGTCGGCGTCGGTCGGCGACTACGCGGAGCTATTCGAGGAGTTCGGCATCGAGGCGTTCGACGACGTGGCCGACGACGTGGCCGACCCCCATTACCTGATGCGCCGCGGCGTCATCTTCGGACACCGCGAGTACGACGCGGTCGCAGAAGCGATGGCCAACGACGAACCCTTCGCCGCGCTCTCCGGCTTTATGCCCACGGGCGACCCGCACATCGGTCACAAGCTCGTCTTCGACGAGATCATCTGGCACCAACAGCAGGGCGGCGACGCGTTCGGGCTGATCGCCGACCTGGAGGCGCACTCGGCCCGCGGGATGTCGTGGGACGAGATCGACGAGCACGCCCGCAACTACCTGCTCTCGCTGCTCGCGCTCGGCTTCGACGCCGAGGCGGGCGAGCTCTATCGACAGTCGGACAACCGGGCGGTCCAGGACCTCGGCTTCGAACTCGGCTCGAAGGCGAACTTCTCCGAGTTCGAGGCGATCTACGGCTTCGACGGCGAGACCAACATCTCGCACATGCAGAGCGTGATCACCCAGACCGCCGACATCCTCTACCCGCAGCTCGTCGACGAGCCGAAGCCGACCGTCATCCCCGTCGGCCCGGACCAGGACCCGCACGTCCGCTTGACCCGCGATCTGGCGACTCGGGTGCGCTACTTCAAGGTGACAGAGGCGTTCGCGAGCTTCGAACTCGACGACGACGAGCGGCGGCTCGTCCGGGCGGCCTACGACGCGCTGGCGGCCGACGTCGACGACGCCGAGACCGACGTGCGGTGTGAGGACGCCGCCGCGTGGCTCGACGACTACGAGCCGCCCGAGTCGGTGGCCGACGCGAAGCCCGGCGCCCTCGACAAACTCAACGCCGGCGGCAAGGAGCCCCTCCGCCCCCGCGTGCGCTTCTTCGACCGCAACGCCACTGACGCGGCGTTCGAGGCCCTGATCGAGGCGGTCGACGGCGACAAGCGCGTCTTCGACGGGCACGTCGACGCCTTCGACCTCACGCGGAGCGAGGCCGAGTCGCTCGCCCGCGAGGTGGAGATCGACCACGACGGGTTCGGCTTCCGCCAGCCCTCCTCGATCTACCACCGGTTCATGACCGGGCTCACGGGCGGGAAGATGTCCTCGTCGGTCCCGGCGAGCCACATCTCGCTGCTCGACGACCCCGAGGACGGGTACGACAAGGTGAAAGCCGCGACGACCGGCGGGCGCGACACCGCCGACGAGCAGCGCGAGTTGGGCGGCGAGGCCGACGACTGCCCCGTCTACGAGCTGTACGCCTACCTGCTCGCGGGCGACGACGACGAGCTCACCAAGGAGGTCTACTCGGAGTGCGTGAACGGCGAGCGCCTCTGTGGCGGCTGCAAAGAGCAGGCCGCCGAACTCATGCGCGAGTTCCTCGAAGACCACCAGGCGAAGCGCGAGGAGGCCGAAGCGCTCCTCGACGACCTCGACATCGACCTGAACTCGGACCGGCGCGGCACCGGCGGCGAACACTGA
- a CDS encoding DUF5518 domain-containing protein: MNTESTLLNAFIGAVATAVLSFTGISPVLGGALAAYLEGGDREAGLRVGAYSGLIASIPVVGLLLLGLVFLPFLGFFGFPLEAGLAIGGVVVFGAIIVVGGIVYTVALSALGGYVGSYLHDEL, encoded by the coding sequence GTGAACACCGAAAGCACCCTCCTCAACGCGTTCATCGGCGCCGTCGCGACGGCCGTCCTCTCGTTTACCGGTATCTCACCCGTCCTCGGCGGCGCGCTCGCCGCCTACCTGGAGGGCGGCGACCGCGAGGCCGGGCTTCGCGTCGGCGCGTACTCCGGACTGATCGCGTCGATTCCGGTCGTCGGGCTCCTCCTGCTCGGGCTGGTCTTCCTCCCGTTCTTGGGATTCTTCGGGTTCCCGCTCGAAGCCGGCCTCGCGATCGGTGGGGTCGTCGTCTTCGGTGCCATCATCGTGGTCGGTGGAATTGTATACACCGTCGCGTTGAGCGCGCTCGGCGGCTACGTCGGCTCCTACCTACACGACGAACTGTAG